One genomic segment of Pseudonocardia sp. T1-2H includes these proteins:
- the hemE gene encoding uroporphyrinogen decarboxylase, which translates to MTSANPTLTAAPAASVVPATPGARRTLPDSAFLAAARGERPTHLPVWFMRQAGRSLPEYRALRADTGMLRSCMTPELTCEITLQPVRRHGVDAAILFSDIVVPLYAAGIGVDIVAGTGPVVAEPVRTAADVERIPRLLPEQVAPVTDAIALLLRELGDTPLIGFAGAPFTLASYLVEGGPSKNHERTKALMRTAPDVWHALMSKLAGITATFLELQVAAGVDAVQLFDSWAGALSERDYRTYVLPHSAVVLGRLAGAGVPRIHFGVGTGELLPAMAEAGTDVLGVDWRTPLDVAARRVGRGLPVQGNLDPAVLFADHASIEAEVRRIAAEGARTPGHVFNLGHGVLPNTDPDVITRTIELVHAQPV; encoded by the coding sequence ATGACGTCTGCGAATCCCACCCTCACGGCCGCCCCCGCCGCCTCCGTCGTCCCCGCCACCCCCGGGGCCCGCCGGACGCTGCCGGACTCCGCCTTCCTCGCCGCCGCCCGCGGTGAGCGGCCCACGCACCTGCCCGTGTGGTTCATGCGCCAGGCCGGACGGTCGCTGCCGGAGTACCGGGCCCTGCGGGCGGACACGGGCATGCTGCGGTCTTGCATGACCCCGGAGCTGACCTGCGAGATCACCCTGCAGCCGGTGCGCCGGCACGGGGTGGACGCCGCGATCCTGTTCAGCGACATCGTGGTGCCGCTGTACGCCGCCGGGATCGGCGTGGACATCGTGGCCGGGACCGGCCCCGTCGTCGCGGAGCCCGTGCGGACCGCGGCGGACGTCGAGCGCATCCCGCGCCTGCTGCCGGAGCAGGTCGCCCCCGTCACGGACGCGATCGCGCTGCTGCTGCGCGAGCTGGGCGACACGCCGCTCATCGGGTTCGCGGGCGCCCCCTTCACCCTCGCGTCGTACCTGGTCGAGGGCGGGCCCAGCAAGAACCACGAGCGCACCAAGGCGCTCATGCGCACCGCGCCGGACGTCTGGCACGCGCTGATGAGCAAGCTGGCCGGGATCACCGCGACGTTCCTGGAGCTCCAGGTGGCCGCCGGGGTGGACGCCGTCCAGCTGTTCGACTCCTGGGCGGGCGCGCTCTCCGAGCGGGACTACCGCACCTACGTCCTCCCGCACTCCGCGGTCGTCCTGGGCCGCCTGGCCGGGGCGGGCGTCCCGCGCATCCACTTCGGCGTCGGCACGGGGGAGCTGCTGCCCGCGATGGCGGAGGCCGGCACGGACGTCCTCGGCGTGGACTGGCGGACCCCGCTGGACGTGGCCGCCCGCCGCGTCGGCCGCGGCCTGCCGGTGCAGGGCAACCTGGACCCGGCCGTGCTGTTCGCGGACCACGCCTCGATCGAGGCCGAGGTCCGGCGGATCGCCGCCGAGGGCGCCCGCACCCCCGGGCACGTGTTCAACCTGGGGCACGGCGTGCTGCCGAACACGGACCCGGACGTGATCACGCGCACGATCGAGCTCGTCCACGCCCAGCCCGTCTGA
- the hemG gene encoding protoporphyrinogen oxidase yields MSAARIAVVGGGISGLAAAHRLRTLLGPAAEIVVLEQRDRTGGVLHTVELAGMPFDVGAEAFLARRPEVPALLDELGLADRSVHPTGASPSIRAGGRTVGLPPGTMMGVPTSRARLHDVLSPAGLAAVAAEPERPLAWEPGTDVSLGGLLRERFGPEVPERLADPLLGGVYAGRVDALGLRATVPALAAALDAGASSLTAAATSATPPPAGRGPAAGSGSTGPVFGGIRGGYRVLLDALGSASAATVRFGTSVRSLERRGAGWRLVLGPTTRPEALDVDAVVLAVPAPAVRKLLTGPVPAAASAAGEVELASSVVVALAYRAAEAAALPPTSGVLIAADEPLSIKAATHSSNKWAHLGADGLVRLRVSTGRFGEAAGLQVDDDELVARARADLATLHGITAAPVEAVVQRWGGGLPQYSVGHLDRVRRIEQAVAGVPGLAVAGSALHGVGVPACIATARAAAERIAAVVQVTTTP; encoded by the coding sequence GTGAGCGCGGCCCGGATCGCGGTCGTCGGCGGGGGGATCTCCGGTCTCGCCGCCGCGCACCGCCTGCGCACCCTGCTCGGCCCGGCGGCCGAGATCGTCGTCCTCGAACAGCGGGACCGCACCGGCGGCGTCCTGCACACCGTCGAACTGGCCGGGATGCCGTTCGACGTCGGCGCCGAGGCCTTCCTCGCGCGTCGCCCCGAGGTGCCCGCCCTGCTCGACGAGCTGGGCCTGGCGGACCGGAGCGTCCATCCCACCGGGGCGAGCCCGTCGATCCGCGCGGGCGGACGCACGGTGGGCCTCCCGCCCGGCACGATGATGGGCGTCCCGACCTCGCGGGCCCGCCTCCACGACGTGCTGTCCCCGGCCGGGCTCGCCGCTGTCGCCGCCGAGCCGGAGCGGCCCCTGGCCTGGGAGCCCGGCACGGACGTGAGCCTCGGCGGCCTGCTGCGCGAACGCTTCGGCCCGGAGGTCCCCGAGCGGCTGGCGGACCCGCTGCTCGGCGGCGTCTACGCGGGCCGGGTCGACGCCCTGGGTCTGCGGGCCACCGTCCCCGCCCTCGCCGCCGCCCTCGACGCGGGCGCTTCCTCCCTCACCGCCGCCGCCACGTCCGCCACCCCGCCCCCCGCGGGCCGGGGCCCGGCGGCCGGGTCGGGGTCCACGGGTCCGGTCTTCGGCGGCATCCGCGGCGGCTACCGCGTCCTGCTCGACGCCCTCGGGTCCGCCTCCGCCGCCACCGTCCGGTTCGGCACCAGCGTGCGGTCCCTGGAGCGCCGGGGGGCCGGCTGGCGGCTGGTCCTCGGGCCGACCACCCGACCGGAGGCCCTGGACGTCGACGCCGTGGTGCTCGCCGTTCCCGCGCCGGCGGTCCGGAAGCTGCTCACCGGCCCCGTGCCCGCCGCCGCCTCCGCGGCGGGGGAGGTGGAGCTGGCGTCGTCGGTCGTCGTGGCGCTGGCCTACCGGGCCGCCGAGGCGGCGGCGTTGCCCCCGACGTCCGGGGTGCTGATCGCCGCGGACGAACCCCTGAGCATCAAGGCCGCCACGCACTCGTCGAACAAGTGGGCGCATCTCGGTGCGGACGGCCTGGTCCGGCTCCGCGTCTCGACCGGCCGGTTCGGCGAGGCCGCCGGCCTGCAGGTCGACGACGACGAGCTCGTCGCCCGCGCGCGGGCGGACCTGGCAACGTTGCACGGCATCACCGCGGCGCCGGTCGAGGCCGTCGTACAGCGGTGGGGCGGGGGGCTGCCGCAGTACTCGGTCGGGCACCTGGACCGGGTCCGCCGGATCGAGCAGGCCGTCGCGGGCGTCCCCGGGCTGGCCGTCGCGGGGTCTGCGCTGCACGGCGTCGGCGTACCCGCCTGCATCGCGACGGCGCGGGCCGCAGCCGAGAGGATCGCGGCCGTCGTGCAGGTGACGACGACCCCGTAG
- the hemQ gene encoding hydrogen peroxide-dependent heme synthase, with translation MARLDYTELNATIRYTMWSVFRVEPGRLGDDRAAAAGQAAEFVEALAGKGVVVRGVYDLAGVRADADYMIWWHADNLEALQGAYADLRRTTSLGRASVPVWSQVALHRPAEFNKSHIPAFLAGEDPKRYVCVYPFVRSLDWYLLPDDERRTMLADHGKAARGFPDVRANTVPAFALGDYEWILAFEADELHRIVDLMRHLRATEARRHVREEVPFYTGPRVEVGDLLATLP, from the coding sequence ATGGCCCGCCTCGACTACACCGAGCTCAACGCGACGATTCGCTACACCATGTGGTCCGTCTTCCGGGTCGAACCCGGCCGCCTCGGTGACGACCGCGCGGCGGCCGCCGGCCAGGCTGCGGAGTTCGTGGAGGCGCTGGCCGGTAAGGGCGTCGTCGTGCGCGGCGTCTACGACCTCGCGGGCGTGCGGGCCGACGCGGACTACATGATCTGGTGGCACGCGGACAACCTGGAGGCGCTGCAGGGCGCCTACGCGGACCTGCGCCGCACCACGAGCCTCGGCCGGGCCTCGGTGCCGGTGTGGAGCCAGGTCGCGCTGCACCGCCCCGCGGAGTTCAACAAGAGCCACATCCCGGCGTTCCTGGCCGGCGAGGACCCGAAGCGCTACGTCTGCGTCTACCCGTTCGTCCGCTCGCTCGACTGGTACCTGCTCCCGGACGACGAGCGCCGCACCATGCTCGCGGACCACGGCAAGGCGGCCCGGGGCTTCCCGGACGTCCGGGCCAACACGGTGCCCGCGTTCGCGCTGGGCGACTACGAGTGGATCCTGGCGTTCGAGGCGGACGAGCTGCACCGGATCGTCGACCTCATGCGGCACCTGCGCGCCACCGAGGCCCGCCGGCACGTCCGCGAGGAGGTCCCGTTCTACACCGGGCCGCGGGTCGAGGTCGGGGACCTGCTGGCGACCCTGCCCTAG
- the msrB gene encoding peptide-methionine (R)-S-oxide reductase MsrB — MGSFDRGQQTTSATKPPAKVEKTDAEWREQLTPEEYQVLRQAGTERPYVGEYTDTETEGVYECRACGAEIFRSDTKFESHCGWPSFFSPSDSDAVIERVDTSLGMRRVEVVCANCHSHLGHVFEGEGYPTPTDLRYCINSISMRLAPKA, encoded by the coding sequence ATGGGATCGTTCGACCGAGGTCAGCAGACGACGTCCGCCACGAAGCCACCGGCGAAGGTCGAGAAGACCGACGCGGAATGGCGCGAGCAGCTGACCCCCGAGGAGTACCAGGTGCTCCGCCAGGCCGGCACCGAGCGGCCGTACGTCGGTGAGTACACGGACACCGAGACCGAGGGCGTCTACGAGTGCCGCGCATGCGGCGCGGAGATCTTCCGCAGTGACACCAAGTTCGAGTCGCACTGCGGGTGGCCGTCGTTCTTCAGCCCGAGCGACTCGGACGCGGTGATCGAGCGCGTCGACACCTCGCTGGGGATGCGCCGGGTCGAGGTGGTGTGCGCGAACTGTCACAGCCACCTCGGCCACGTCTTCGAGGGTGAGGGCTACCCGACGCCCACGGACCTGCGCTACTGCATCAACTCGATCTCGATGAGGCTCGCCCCGAAGGCGTGA
- the ligD gene encoding non-homologous end-joining DNA ligase, which translates to MAARTVIQLKVPGPEGERDVRLSSPDKVYFPRLGITKREVVEYYLAVAEPMLRVLKDRPTNLKRFPDGVEGEPFFAKRVPKGAPSWVRTAQVTFPSGRKADSVAPSEPAVIAWAANLGTLDFHPWPVRAADTDRPDELRIDLDPQPGTDFADAAVVAGTLKEVLAEAGLVGWPKTSGGRGIHVFCRIRPEWDFIEVRRAVISIARRVAARIPERATVDWWKEERGERVFLDYNQAARDRTIASAWSVRGLPGATVSMPLTWDALTEVDPGEFTLRTVPDLLREHGDPHAEMDAAVGGCETALQWYAEDGLGELPYPPEYPKMPDEPMRVQPSRARKA; encoded by the coding sequence ATGGCGGCCAGGACGGTCATTCAGCTCAAGGTCCCCGGACCCGAGGGCGAGCGGGACGTGCGGCTCTCGAGCCCGGACAAGGTCTACTTCCCGCGGCTCGGGATCACCAAGCGGGAGGTGGTCGAGTACTACCTCGCGGTCGCGGAACCGATGCTGCGCGTGCTGAAGGACCGGCCGACGAACCTGAAACGGTTCCCGGACGGCGTCGAGGGCGAGCCGTTCTTCGCCAAGCGCGTACCGAAGGGCGCGCCCTCCTGGGTCAGGACCGCGCAGGTCACCTTCCCGAGCGGGCGCAAGGCGGACTCGGTGGCGCCGTCCGAGCCCGCGGTGATCGCCTGGGCCGCCAACCTGGGCACCCTGGACTTCCACCCCTGGCCCGTCCGGGCCGCGGACACGGACCGGCCGGACGAGCTGCGGATCGACCTGGACCCCCAGCCCGGCACGGACTTCGCGGATGCGGCGGTCGTCGCCGGCACGCTGAAGGAGGTGCTCGCGGAGGCGGGACTCGTCGGCTGGCCCAAGACGTCCGGGGGGCGCGGCATCCACGTGTTCTGCAGGATCCGCCCCGAGTGGGACTTCATCGAGGTCCGTCGCGCCGTCATCTCGATCGCCCGCCGGGTCGCGGCGCGGATCCCGGAGAGGGCGACGGTGGACTGGTGGAAGGAGGAACGCGGCGAGCGGGTCTTCCTGGACTACAACCAGGCTGCGCGGGACCGCACCATCGCGTCCGCCTGGTCGGTCCGCGGGCTCCCGGGCGCGACGGTCTCCATGCCGCTGACCTGGGACGCCCTGACCGAGGTCGATCCCGGGGAGTTCACCCTGCGCACCGTCCCGGACCTGCTGCGCGAGCACGGGGACCCGCACGCGGAGATGGACGCCGCGGTGGGCGGCTGCGAGACGGCGCTGCAGTGGTACGCCGAGGACGGCCTGGGCGAGCTGCCCTACCCGCCGGAGTATCCGAAGATGCCGGACGAGCCGATGCGGGTGCAGCCGAGCCGGGCCCGGAAGGCCTGA
- a CDS encoding ABC transporter permease: MNLFEYVSERWDRLSLQALLHVSGVVQCTVIAAVIGVVVGVLVYRSSAGSAIATALASTILTVPSFALLGLLIPFLGLGVAPSVVALVLYGLLPILRNTIVGLNGVDPAVTDAAKGIGMSRFGVLTRVELKLAWPAILTGMRVSTQMLMGIAVIAAYAKGFGLGSEIFSGLTRAGSANSLNQALAGTLGVVVLALVLDGVYVLITRLTVSKGAK; encoded by the coding sequence ATGAACCTGTTCGAGTACGTCTCCGAACGCTGGGACAGGCTGTCCCTGCAGGCATTGCTGCACGTCAGCGGGGTCGTGCAGTGCACGGTCATCGCCGCGGTCATCGGCGTGGTGGTGGGGGTGCTGGTCTACCGCAGCTCCGCCGGCTCCGCCATCGCCACCGCGCTGGCCAGCACCATCCTGACCGTGCCGTCGTTCGCGCTGTTGGGCCTGCTGATCCCGTTCCTCGGGCTCGGCGTCGCCCCGAGCGTCGTGGCGCTCGTGCTCTACGGCCTGCTGCCGATCCTGCGGAACACCATCGTCGGGCTGAACGGGGTGGACCCGGCGGTGACGGACGCGGCCAAGGGCATCGGGATGAGCCGTTTCGGCGTGCTCACGAGGGTGGAGCTGAAGCTCGCCTGGCCCGCGATCCTCACCGGCATGCGCGTCTCGACGCAGATGCTGATGGGCATCGCGGTGATCGCCGCTTACGCCAAGGGCTTCGGCCTCGGCTCCGAGATCTTCTCCGGCCTGACCCGCGCGGGATCGGCCAACTCGCTCAACCAGGCCCTCGCCGGGACGCTCGGCGTGGTCGTCCTGGCCCTGGTCCTGGACGGCGTGTACGTCCTGATCACCCGCCTGACCGTCTCGAAGGGTGCGAAGTGA
- a CDS encoding ATP-binding cassette domain-containing protein, which produces MSGAEIRLENVTKRYPNTKAPAVDEFTMTIPAGKIVVFVGPSGCGKTTTMRMINRMVEPTSGVITIGGEDALELDADQLRRGIGYAIQQAGLFPHFTVAQNIAVVPGLLKWDRKRIDDRVDEMMDLVGLDPKLYRDRLPRQLSGGQQQRVGVARALAADPPVLLMDEPFGAVDPITRGNLQDELLRLQAELGKTIVFVTHDFDEAVKLGDKIAVLGDRSSIQQYDTPDAILANPANDTVAGFVGAGASLKQLTLMRVRDVEYGTADDVLTVGLGDTPSSVASQLQRSGRTYALVVDDRRRPQRWVHVRELGGRSSLADTGKPVGDSVSTQSTLQDALEAILTEGGRAVVTGAKGEVVGTIDITTVTDVIASLRSEHGVEDGAS; this is translated from the coding sequence GTGTCCGGGGCGGAGATCCGCCTCGAGAACGTCACCAAGCGCTATCCGAACACGAAGGCCCCTGCGGTCGACGAGTTCACCATGACCATCCCCGCCGGCAAGATCGTCGTCTTCGTCGGCCCGTCCGGCTGTGGCAAGACCACGACGATGCGGATGATCAACCGGATGGTCGAGCCGACCTCCGGGGTCATCACCATCGGCGGCGAGGACGCCCTCGAGCTCGACGCGGACCAGCTGCGCCGAGGCATCGGCTACGCCATCCAGCAGGCCGGGCTGTTCCCGCACTTCACCGTCGCCCAGAACATCGCGGTGGTGCCCGGCCTGCTGAAGTGGGACAGGAAGCGGATCGACGACCGGGTCGACGAGATGATGGACCTCGTCGGGCTGGACCCCAAGCTGTACCGGGACCGGCTGCCGCGCCAGCTCTCCGGCGGCCAGCAGCAGCGCGTCGGGGTGGCCCGCGCGCTCGCGGCGGACCCGCCGGTGCTGCTGATGGACGAACCGTTCGGCGCGGTCGACCCGATCACCCGCGGCAACCTCCAGGACGAGCTGCTGCGCCTGCAGGCCGAGCTGGGCAAGACGATCGTCTTCGTCACCCACGACTTCGACGAGGCCGTGAAGCTCGGCGACAAGATCGCGGTGCTGGGGGACCGGTCCTCGATCCAGCAGTACGACACCCCGGACGCGATCCTCGCCAACCCGGCCAACGACACCGTTGCGGGCTTCGTCGGTGCCGGTGCCTCGCTGAAGCAGCTCACGCTGATGCGGGTCCGGGACGTCGAGTACGGCACCGCCGACGACGTGCTGACCGTCGGCCTGGGGGACACGCCCTCCTCGGTGGCCTCGCAGCTCCAGCGGTCCGGCCGGACCTATGCGCTCGTCGTCGACGACCGCCGCCGCCCGCAGCGCTGGGTGCACGTGCGGGAGCTCGGCGGGCGCAGCTCGCTGGCGGACACCGGCAAGCCCGTAGGGGACTCGGTGAGCACCCAGTCCACGCTGCAGGACGCCCTGGAGGCGATCCTCACCGAGGGCGGGCGCGCCGTCGTGACCGGCGCGAAGGGCGAGGTCGTCGGGACCATCGACATCACCACGGTCACCGACGTCATCGCCTCGCTCCGGTCCGAACACGGTGTCGAGGACGGTGCCTCGTGA
- a CDS encoding ABC transporter permease, translated as MERRGNVTSRSDQVRLFAQPVLVVVIVAAVVIWALSSDLNANELETLNLSTILTLTGQHILITLAVTVLVVLIGVPLGIALTRPGLRVAAPVFLLVANVGQAAPALGVIVLFFLWTNIEGLWAVTIPLVFYTLLPVLRNTMVGIRQVDPTLIDAARGIGMSSGGVLRRVELPLAVPLILAGLRTSLVLAVGTATLAFFVNGGGLGELIDTGYKLQLNSVMYVGAVLAIGLALLVDWLGGIAERVLGPRGVS; from the coding sequence CTGGAGCGACGGGGGAACGTCACCTCCCGCTCGGACCAGGTGCGGCTCTTCGCCCAGCCCGTGCTGGTGGTCGTGATCGTCGCGGCCGTCGTGATCTGGGCCCTGAGCAGCGACCTGAACGCCAACGAGCTCGAGACGCTCAACCTCTCGACGATCCTGACCCTGACCGGGCAGCACATCCTGATCACCCTCGCCGTCACGGTGCTCGTGGTGCTCATCGGGGTGCCGCTCGGGATCGCGCTGACCAGACCCGGGCTCCGGGTCGCGGCACCGGTCTTCCTGCTCGTCGCCAACGTCGGCCAGGCCGCGCCCGCCCTCGGCGTGATCGTGCTGTTCTTCCTCTGGACGAACATCGAGGGCCTCTGGGCGGTGACGATCCCGCTGGTCTTCTACACGCTGCTCCCGGTCCTGCGGAACACCATGGTCGGCATCCGGCAGGTGGACCCCACGCTGATCGACGCCGCCCGCGGCATCGGCATGTCGTCCGGGGGGGTGCTGCGCCGGGTGGAGCTGCCGCTGGCCGTCCCGCTCATCCTGGCCGGCCTGCGCACGTCGCTCGTGCTGGCCGTCGGCACCGCCACCCTGGCGTTCTTCGTCAACGGCGGCGGTCTCGGCGAGCTCATCGACACCGGCTACAAGCTGCAGCTCAACTCGGTGATGTATGTCGGCGCGGTGCTCGCGATCGGGCTGGCGCTGCTCGTCGACTGGCTCGGCGGCATCGCCGAGCGCGTGCTCGGGCCGAGGGGGGTCTCGTGA
- a CDS encoding glycine betaine ABC transporter substrate-binding protein — protein MRRTRTALAAVVAAVTVAVSGCGLSTNSAVPFDVVPGSITPVPELEGLTVTVGSKDFTEQILLGYMAELALSAAGMNVVDLTNIQGSSNSRLALRTGDIDVTWEYSGTGWINYLGHTEPIPDERGQYEAVRDEDLNLNGIAWLPYSSLNNTYAFGTTRAYAEQHNLKSNSDMTEFLEQNPAEGVFCVETEFASRQDGLPGAQRTYGFPTTKVKTFGTGAIYAGIANGTCNFGEIFTTDGRIAGLNLAVLADDKKFFPQYNASVVVRDQWLKEHPRVAGVLQPIADTIDNQQMIELGKKVDVDGDDAATVAKDWMVSKGFISPDTR, from the coding sequence GTGAGGCGTACCCGGACCGCGCTCGCCGCGGTCGTGGCGGCGGTGACCGTCGCGGTCAGCGGCTGCGGGCTCAGCACGAACTCGGCCGTCCCGTTCGACGTCGTGCCCGGTTCGATCACGCCGGTCCCGGAGCTCGAGGGGCTCACGGTCACCGTCGGGTCGAAGGACTTCACCGAGCAGATCCTGCTCGGCTACATGGCCGAGCTGGCGCTCTCCGCGGCCGGGATGAACGTCGTGGACCTGACGAACATCCAGGGCTCGTCGAACTCCCGGCTCGCACTCAGGACCGGGGACATCGATGTGACCTGGGAGTACTCCGGCACCGGCTGGATCAACTACCTCGGCCACACCGAGCCGATCCCCGACGAGCGGGGCCAGTACGAGGCGGTGCGGGACGAGGACCTGAACCTCAACGGGATCGCCTGGCTGCCCTACTCGTCGCTGAACAACACCTACGCGTTCGGCACCACCCGGGCCTATGCCGAGCAGCACAACCTGAAGAGCAACTCGGACATGACCGAGTTCCTCGAGCAGAACCCGGCCGAGGGCGTGTTCTGCGTGGAGACCGAGTTCGCGAGCCGCCAGGACGGGCTGCCGGGGGCCCAGCGCACCTACGGGTTCCCGACGACCAAGGTCAAGACGTTCGGCACCGGCGCGATCTACGCGGGCATCGCCAACGGCACCTGCAACTTCGGTGAGATCTTCACGACGGACGGCCGGATCGCGGGCCTGAACCTCGCGGTGCTGGCGGACGACAAGAAGTTCTTCCCGCAGTACAACGCCTCGGTCGTGGTTCGCGACCAGTGGCTGAAGGAGCACCCACGGGTCGCGGGCGTCCTGCAGCCGATCGCGGACACGATCGACAACCAGCAGATGATCGAGCTGGGCAAGAAGGTCGACGTCGACGGCGACGACGCGGCGACCGTCGCCAAGGACTGGATGGTCTCGAAGGGCTTCATCAGCCCGGACACGCGCTGA
- a CDS encoding alpha/beta fold hydrolase produces the protein MSSVRRRAGRALVTASLLVGSLVACTVGPSERPPVAVRGTDIPAAPTPAATVRPDPNVLPDLENQRSTIAYTDCTRDILEGLAGAVPAGRQLTAGCGLLEVPVDRDQPTLGDTRVGVLRVGAAGAPHTRPPLVVVGDSATDASARHAGRLAAQVPDDILATFSLIGLDRRGAGNDLLDCSPPDARAAIVDADPSASDEARLSGLLEESRSVVQDCYLLLSGALSSYRTAASAGDLEQLRVALGVARLNVLGVGDGAAAVASWASAHPASVGRVVLDGPTDLAADQPDLAESRAAAAEAAFDAFAAGCTSAPGCPLGPDPRGTVNALLTKLDTQPLASADGDRLTAGAALTAVHAGLSEPSTWPALAQAIATAGAGDPAGLLARLAPALGPQGNFDGALATSCNDTARRLTPPEVSRLAQTWRADHPLFGAAVAQQLLACGPWPAVAAPAPPATLPADAPPVLVLGTAADPRASQEGARKTAQLLSRGLFVGWQGAGTGAFPRSACITAVVTGALVGATLPRDGTVCPA, from the coding sequence GTGTCTTCGGTTCGGCGACGCGCGGGCCGTGCTCTCGTCACCGCGTCACTGCTCGTGGGGAGCCTGGTGGCGTGCACCGTCGGGCCGTCGGAGCGTCCGCCGGTCGCCGTCCGGGGCACGGACATTCCCGCCGCGCCCACCCCCGCGGCCACCGTTCGTCCGGACCCGAACGTCCTGCCGGACCTCGAGAACCAGCGGTCCACGATCGCCTACACGGACTGCACGCGGGACATCCTGGAGGGCCTCGCCGGCGCGGTTCCGGCCGGCCGGCAGCTCACCGCGGGGTGCGGCCTGCTCGAGGTGCCGGTGGACCGGGACCAGCCGACCCTCGGGGACACCCGGGTCGGGGTGCTGCGGGTCGGCGCGGCGGGTGCACCGCACACCCGGCCGCCGCTCGTCGTCGTCGGGGACAGCGCCACGGATGCCTCGGCCCGGCACGCCGGGCGGCTCGCCGCGCAGGTCCCCGACGACATCCTCGCCACCTTCTCGCTGATCGGCCTGGACCGGCGCGGCGCCGGGAACGACCTGCTGGACTGCTCCCCGCCGGACGCCCGCGCGGCGATCGTCGACGCCGATCCGTCCGCCTCCGACGAGGCGCGGCTCTCCGGGCTGCTCGAGGAGTCCCGGTCCGTCGTCCAGGACTGCTACCTGCTGCTCTCCGGCGCGCTGTCCTCCTACCGGACCGCGGCCTCGGCCGGTGACCTCGAGCAGCTCCGCGTGGCGCTCGGCGTCGCCCGGCTGAACGTGCTCGGCGTCGGGGACGGGGCGGCGGCCGTCGCGAGCTGGGCCTCCGCCCACCCGGCGTCCGTGGGGCGCGTCGTGCTCGACGGCCCGACCGATCTCGCGGCGGACCAGCCCGATCTCGCCGAGTCGCGGGCCGCGGCCGCCGAGGCAGCCTTCGACGCGTTCGCGGCCGGCTGCACGTCCGCACCCGGCTGCCCGCTCGGCCCGGACCCGCGCGGGACGGTGAACGCGCTGCTCACGAAGCTCGACACCCAGCCGTTGGCCTCGGCGGACGGGGACCGGCTCACCGCCGGCGCGGCCCTGACCGCGGTCCACGCGGGGCTGTCCGAGCCGTCGACGTGGCCCGCCCTCGCCCAGGCGATCGCCACCGCCGGTGCCGGGGACCCGGCGGGGCTGCTGGCTCGGCTCGCGCCCGCGCTCGGCCCGCAGGGCAACTTCGACGGCGCGCTGGCCACGTCCTGCAACGACACCGCGCGGCGGCTCACCCCGCCCGAGGTCTCCCGGCTCGCACAGACCTGGCGGGCGGACCATCCCCTGTTCGGCGCGGCCGTCGCCCAGCAGCTGCTCGCCTGTGGCCCGTGGCCCGCGGTGGCGGCGCCGGCGCCGCCCGCGACGCTCCCGGCGGACGCCCCGCCGGTACTCGTGCTGGGCACCGCGGCGGACCCGCGCGCCTCCCAGGAGGGTGCGCGGAAGACGGCGCAGCTGCTGAGCCGCGGCCTGTTCGTCGGCTGGCAGGGCGCCGGGACCGGCGCGTTCCCGCGCAGCGCATGCATCACGGCGGTGGTGACCGGGGCGCTGGTCGGCGCCACACTGCCCCGGGACGGGACGGTCTGCCCGGCCTGA
- a CDS encoding 3-hydroxybutyrate dehydrogenase has product MTPPALLSGKKALVTGAGSGIGAAVARRLAADGAQVYAVDIAPDPVKALADEVPGIEAVTCDLSDLDAVDELPSDIDVLVNNAGRQHVSPIQDFDPAIFHQILTIMLEAPFRLIRASLPHMYEAGWGRVVNISSAHGLRASPFKSAYVASKHGLEGLSKVTALEGAEHGVTSNCINPAYVRTPLVEKQIADQARVHGISEDEVVTKIMLTPVAVKRLIEPSEVAELAAVLWGPASPSITGSSFTQDGGWTAH; this is encoded by the coding sequence ATGACTCCGCCAGCACTCCTCTCCGGCAAGAAGGCACTGGTCACAGGGGCGGGAAGCGGGATCGGCGCCGCCGTCGCCCGCCGACTCGCCGCCGACGGCGCCCAGGTCTACGCGGTGGACATCGCGCCGGACCCCGTCAAGGCGCTCGCCGACGAGGTGCCCGGCATCGAGGCCGTCACCTGCGACCTCTCGGACCTCGACGCCGTCGACGAGCTGCCGTCGGACATCGACGTGCTGGTCAACAACGCCGGCCGGCAGCACGTCTCGCCGATCCAGGACTTCGACCCGGCGATCTTCCACCAGATCCTCACGATCATGCTCGAGGCCCCGTTCCGGCTGATCCGGGCGTCGCTGCCGCACATGTACGAGGCCGGCTGGGGCCGGGTCGTCAACATCTCCAGCGCCCACGGCCTACGGGCCAGCCCGTTCAAGTCGGCGTACGTCGCGTCGAAGCACGGGCTCGAGGGGCTGTCCAAGGTGACGGCGCTCGAGGGCGCGGAGCACGGCGTGACCAGCAACTGCATCAACCCCGCGTACGTACGCACCCCGCTGGTCGAGAAGCAGATCGCGGACCAGGCGCGGGTGCACGGGATCAGCGAGGACGAGGTCGTCACCAAGATCATGCTGACGCCCGTCGCGGTGAAGCGGCTGATCGAGCCGTCGGAGGTCGCCGAGCTGGCGGCGGTCCTCTGGGGCCCGGCGTCCCCGTCGATCACCGGGAGCTCGTTCACCCAGGACGGCGGCTGGACGGCCCACTAG